Proteins encoded together in one Lathyrus oleraceus cultivar Zhongwan6 chromosome 5, CAAS_Psat_ZW6_1.0, whole genome shotgun sequence window:
- the LOC127078397 gene encoding probable pectinesterase/pectinesterase inhibitor 20, protein MAFKNFSYILSMILFFVSLCVANGAPPETICNSLVNPTYCKTVIGNQNGNIYDYGRISIQKSLSQSRKFMNLLDSYLQGSSPLSQSMIHALEDCRFLASLSFEYLSNTYAITNTYSNVLPTSQAEDFETFLSAVLTNQQTCLDGLNTIASSEQRVKNDLSLSLSDEIKLHSVTLALFLKGWMPEKKIRTSWPQNAKHLNFKNGRLPFKMSNKARTIYDSARRHGRKLLQTDEDSVVVRDIVVVSQDGSGNFSTINEAIAAAPNNTVASDGYFLIFITKGVYQEYVSIDKKKKYLMMIGEGINQTVITGNHNVDDGFTTFNSATFAVVGQGFVAVNITFRNTAGPGKHQAVAMRSGADMSTFYSCSFEGYQDTLYTHSLRQFYRECDIYGTVDFIFGNAAVVLQNCNIYPRLPLNGQFNAITAQGRTDPNQNTGTSIQNATIKAADDLAPNVGTVQTYLGRPWKQYSRTVFMQSFMDSFINPSGWHIWDGEFALSTLYYAEYDNRGGGSSTANRVTWSGYHVINATDAANFTVSNFVSGDDWIPQTCVPYLTGLI, encoded by the exons ATGGCCTTCAAGAACTTCTCCTATATACTTTCCATGATCTTGTTCTTTGTATCATTGTGTGTAGCAAATGGTGCTCCACCAGAAACCATTTGCAACTCTCTTGTAAATCCTACTTATTGTAAAACCGTTATTGGTAATCAAAATGGAAACATCTATGACTACGGTCGCATTTCGATTCAAAAATCGTTATCACAATCGCGTAAGTTCATGAACTTATTGGATTCGTATCTTCAAGGTAGCTCGCCTTTGTCTCAATCCATGATTCACGCTCTCGAAGATTGTCGATTCCTTGCAAGCCTGAGTTTTGAATACTTATCAAACACCTATGCCATAACAAATACATACAGTAATGTTCTTCCAACTTCTCAAGCAGAAGATTTTGAAACGTTCCTTAGTGCAGTTTTGACTAACCAACAAACATGTTTGGATGGTCTAAACACTATAGCTTCTTCTGAACAGAGAGTGAAGAACGATTTGTCGTTATCACTCTCCGATGAGATAAAGCTTCATAGTGTAACCCTAGCTTTGTTCTTGAAGGGTTGGATGCCTGAGAAAAAAATAAGAACATCATGGCCACAAAATGCTAAACATTTGAACTTCAAAAATGGTCGTTTACCATTTAAGATGTCAAATAAGGCACGCACTATTTATGATTCAGCCAGACGCCATGGGCGAAAACTACTTCAAACTGATGAAGATAGTGTTGTGGTAAGAGATATTGTTGTTGTTAGTCAAGATGGAAGTGGAAACTTTAGCACTATCAATGAAGCAATAGCCGCTGCACCAAATAATACAGTTGCTAGTGATGgatactttctcatttttatcaCTAAAGGTGTGTATCAAGAGTATGTATCTATTGACAAAAAGAAGAAGTACTTGATGATGATTGGAGAAGGAATCAATCAAACAGTTATCACAGGCAATCACAATGTTGATGATGGTTTCACAACATTCAATTCAGCCACATTTG CTGTGGTAGGTCAAGGGTTTGTGGCAGTTAATATAACATTTCGCAACACGGCCGGACCTGGAAAACATCAAGCAGTTGCAATGAGAAGTGGAGCAGACATGTCCACATTCTACAGTTGCAGCTTTGAAGGGTATCAAGACACACTCTACACACATTCTTTGAGGCAATTCTATAGAGAATGTGATATCTATGGAACAGTTGACTTCATATTTGGAAATGCTGCAGTTGTTTTACAAAACTGCAACATCTATCCTCGTCTTCCTCTTAATGGACAATTCAATGCCATCACAGCGCAAGGCCGAACCGATCCAAATCAAAACACAGGAACTTCTATACAAAATGCAACTATTAAAGCAGCAGATGATTTGGCTCCTAATGTTGGGACAGTTCAAACATATTTAGGGAGGCCATGGAAGCAATATTCAAGGACGGTATTTATGCAATCATTCATGGATAGTTTCATAAACCCTTCTGGTTGGCATATATGGGATGGTGAATTTGCATTGAGTACGCTGTATTATGCAGAATATGATAATAGAGGAGGTGGTTCAAGCACTGCAAATAGAGTGACATGGTCTGGTTACCATGTTATTAATGCTACTGATGCAGCAAATTTCACAGTCTCTAATTTTGTGAGTGGTGATGATTGGATTCCTCAAACATGTGTTCCATACTTGACTGGATTGATATAG